From a single Pseudomonas cremoricolorata genomic region:
- a CDS encoding PAAR domain-containing protein — MKPIVLVGHAHSCPLHGQGAVETGSSATLVDDRPVARAGDRISCGAVIETGAACTIIEGRPVAREGDRTSHGGTLVEGDSGWLVD; from the coding sequence ATGAAACCCATCGTATTGGTCGGTCATGCGCACAGCTGTCCGCTTCACGGCCAAGGTGCCGTCGAGACAGGCTCAAGCGCCACGCTGGTTGATGACAGGCCCGTTGCACGCGCAGGCGACCGCATCAGTTGTGGTGCCGTGATCGAAACCGGCGCCGCCTGCACCATCATCGAAGGTCGACCGGTTGCTCGAGAGGGCGATAGAACGAGCCATGGCGGCACATTGGTAGAAGGAGACTCAGGTTGGCTCGTGGACTAA